A section of the Mastomys coucha isolate ucsf_1 unplaced genomic scaffold, UCSF_Mcou_1 pScaffold15, whole genome shotgun sequence genome encodes:
- the Dut gene encoding deoxyuridine 5'-triphosphate nucleotidohydrolase, mitochondrial encodes MPCSEDAAAVSVSSKRAREEDGTSLRFVRLSEHATAPTRGSARAAGYDLYSAYDYTISPMEKAVVKTDIQVAVPSGCYGRVAPRSGLAVKHFIDVGAGVIDEDYRGNVGVVLFNFGKEKFEVKKGDRIAQLICERVFYPDLEEVQALDDTERGSGGFGSTGKN; translated from the exons ATGCCCTGCTCGGAAGACGCTGCCGCGGTCTCTGTCTCCTCCAAGAGGGCTCGAGAGGAAGATGGCACTTCTCTGCGCTTCGTGCGGCTCTCGGAGCACGCCACGGCGCCCACCCGCGGCTCCGCGCGCGCTGCAGGCTATGACCTGTACAG TGCCTATGATTATACAATATCGCCCATGGAGAAAGCCGTTGTGAAGACAGACATTCAGGTAGCTGTTCCTTCTGGGTGCTATGGAAGAGTTG CTCCACGTTCCGGCTTGGCTGTAAAGCACTTCATAGATGTAGGAG CTGGTGTCATAGACGAAGATTATAGAGGAAACGTGGGTGTCGTGCTGTTTAACTTTGGAAAAGAGAAGTTTGAGG TGAAAAAAGGTGATCGGATTGCACAGCTCATCTGTGAGCGGGTTTTTTATCCAGACTTAGAGGAAGTGCAA GCACTGGATGACACTGAAAGAGGCTCAGGAGGCTTTGGCTCCACCGGAAAGAATTAA